A stretch of DNA from Hoeflea ulvae:
TCGAGCTGGCCGATCATCTCGCGCGCCTTGTCTTCATCTTCGGGAGATCCGCCCAGCGGCGACAGGAAATCCACCGCCAGGGCGGCAAAGCCTTCCAGCGCCAACCGTCGCGCGACGTCGCGGATATGGTCGTTGAGCCCGCGGTTTTCATGAATGACGATCACGGCGGGCAGGGGAGCTGAGACTTCCGCCGGCATGACCAGGTAGCCGTTCATCTCCCAGTCGGCGCCGGGGAAGTTGACCTGCGAGATCTTCAGCCGGGCATCATTGGCAGGCACGATGGCGGCGCGGGCGCTGTTGGCGGCCAGCAGCGGCGCGATTGCCGCCGCAGCGGCGCCTGAGCCCGCAAGCTTGGTCAGCCTGTTCATGAAACCGCGCCGGTCCAGTGTCAGGTGAGTGTAATCATCATAAGCCTTGATCATGGCCTGGGTGATGGCCGGTCTGGTCGTCGGTTGATCTGTCACGCCCGTTCTCCCCTGTTGGTTGATCTGGTTGGCTACACTAGGCCTTACTTGCGGCAAATAAAGGGCGGGGCGCCGATCTGGAATTGCCGCATCTGCGAACCGCGTCGCCAAGCCGAATCCACCATGCTAGGCTGGTCCAGGTCTTGCGGCGCCCGTTCGTGCCGCCCGTCATACATCATCCATGGAGAATATTTCGTGACAACAATGCTACCTCGTCCGGATCTGGAATCCGACGCCCGCGTCAAGGCGGTGTTCGATGATATCCGCGCCACTCGCAACACCGATTTCATCAACAATATGTGGCGCTGGTTGGCATTTGATCCGGCACTGCTCGAGCGCACCTGGACGGAAGTGAAGGCCGTGATCGGCAAGCCGTCCTCGATCGATCCGCTGACCAAGGAGATGATCTACATCGCCGTGTCGGTCGCCAACAATTGCACCTATTGCGTCCATTCCCACACCGCCGCCGCCCGCGCCAAGGGCCTGACCGGCGAGCAATATGGCGAGCTGCTGGCCATTATCGGGCTGGCCGGCAAGACCAACCAGTTGGCCACCGCCATGCAGATCCCCGTCGACCCCGCCTTTGACGCCAGCCAGCAGGGCTGACCCAGCGTGATCCGGCTTTATGATGGCGCTGGCGTCAGCCTCGATGCTCCGCAAACCCCGGTTCAGCCGCTCGCCGAACGGGCGTGCTGGATCGATCTTCTGCATCCCACGCCTGAGGAGGAGACCCAGGTCGAGGCCCTGATCGGCGTCGAGGTGCCGAGCCGCGACGAGTTGCACGACATCGAGCCCTCCAGCCGGCTCTATATCGAGAACGGCGCGGTCTACCTGACCGCCAGCGTGGTCTGGAAAGCCGACAGCGACTTTGCCGAGATTGCCGATATCGGCTTTGTGCTCGCCGGCGGACGGCTCGTCACCATCCGTTATGCCGAGCCCAAGGCCTTCACCATGTTTGCCGCCAATGCGCACCGGGAACTTGCCCATCGCGAGCTGGCCGGCGCCGGTGGCCATGATGTCATGACCCGGCTGATCGAGGCGATGATCGACCGCAGTGCCGAAGTGCTCGAACACCGCTCGCGCCGCATCGACGCGCTGTCGACCGAGGTGTTTTCACGCGGTGCCGTCGCCAACCCGGAAGCCGTCACCCGCGATCTCGAGGCCACGCTTACCGTCATCGCCAGCCACCAGCGCACCATTGCCAAGGTGCGCGAAAGCCTGATGTCGCTGGCCCGCATCGCCAGCTTCCTGCAGACCCTGCCGGAAATAATGGGCGACAAGACGCTCAAGCAGCGCTGCCGCTCGATGGCCGGCGACGTCCAGTCGCTGTCCGAGCACGCCGACTTCATCTCCGAAAACATCATCTTCCTGCTCGACGCTTCGCTCGGCCTGATCTCGGTGCAGCAGAACCAGGTGATGAAGGTGCTCTCGGTGGCGGCCATGGTGTTCCTGCCGCCAACCTTCATCGGCACCGTCTACGGCATGAATTTCCAGAACATGCCCGAGCTGAGCCAACCCTGGGCCTACCCGATCGCACTCGCCGTCATGGCCACTTCCGCGCTGGGCCCCTATCTGTGGTTCAAGCGCAAGGGGTGGTTTTGAGGGGGATTTGCTGCAAATGGCGTGGCGCCGCTTCAGGGTTTAGGCATCAATTTGAAGTGTCAGGCCGCGATTGATAAATCGTACCAAATATGGTACGTTTATCTGATGAATGGCCTGAAACGGTTGCCAGCCCGGTTTTTCGAAAGCGCCAATGGAAGAATGCCGGTGCGGGATTGGCTTTTGTCATTGTCCGAAAGCGATCGGAAAGCCATAGGTGACGACATAAGAACTGCCGAGTTTGGTTGGCCTATTGGGATGCCGCTTTGCCGTTCGATTACAGGGAAACAAGGGCTTTGGGAAATCAGGAGCAACCTTGGTGATGGCAGGATTGGAAGGGTGTTTTTCTGCGTGCATGACGGACACATGGCGCTGTTGCATGGTTTCATAAAAAATCTCGAAGAGCGCCCGCAAAAGAACTGGCAATCGCTGAAAAACGAATGAAAGGACTGGCTTCATGAGTCATGAGATCGAACCCGGCAAACTCGGGCAGAGTTATGACGACTACCTCGAAGAACAGGGAACCCTTGACAGTGCCACCGAGCAGGCGATTAAGCGCGTGATCGCCCATCAACTGGCGGTGGTGATGCAAACTCAGCAGATCTCAAAGGCCGAACTCGCCCGCAGGCTGGAGACCAGTCGTTCGCAGATTGACCGGCTGCTGGATCCCGCCAATGATGGCGTGACACTCGGAGCTCTGAGCCGTGCCGCGCAGGCCGTAGGGAGGACGTTGAGGCTGGAACTCTCCTGATCTATTTGAGTAAGGTGAGAGTTTATGAGCAGATCAAACAGACCATGGCCTACACTGACCAGCGATGAAGCCGCTGAAACATTCGTCGCAGAATCCGATCTGAGCGCGTTTGACTGGAGCGCTGCTGAACCGGTGCATCATGAATTCGAAGACAAGAGTGCCCGGGTCAACATCCGCATGCTGGAGGCGATCAAGGCTGAAGCCAGGAAGCGCGGCATCAAGTACCAGCGCTTCATGCGCGAGCTTCTCGATCGGGGCATGCAGACCTTGAGGTGACCGCCCTCTGCTATCACTCACTCCAATCCTCTCCAAGGCTCACACCCCATGTCCCATTGCCCCTGCGGCTCCAGTCTCGAACTCGCCGCCTGCTGCGGCCGCTATCATGCGGGCGTGCCTGTGCCGACCGCGGAAGCCTTGATGCGGTCGCGCTATGCGGCCTATGCCACCGGCAATCTCGATTACATCGAAGCCACCTGCGCCGGACCGGCAGCGCTGGCCTTCGACCGCGCCGAGGCGGAAGTGGCGCAGCTTGGTACCGCGTGGCTTGGTCTCGAGATCGTCAAGACCGGCAAGGGGCGGGAGCGTGACAGCGACGGCACCGTCAGCTTCGTTGCCCGCTACCGCCACAAGGGCGCAGAGGCCACGCACACCGAGACCTCCGAGTTCCGGCGCCTGGAGGGGCGGTGGCTCTATTGGGGCTGCGCCGCCAATTCCGTGGCCCAGCGCGCTGCCAGCGTCGGCCGCAATGATCCGTGCCCCTGCGGATCGGGCCGGAAATACAAGAAGTGCTGCGGCGCCGGCGCCTGACGCCTCACTCCGCCGGATCGTCCGGGTCTGCGCATGAAAGCTGCGGCGCGTATCTGGCATGA
This window harbors:
- a CDS encoding type II toxin-antitoxin system RelE/ParE family toxin, which encodes MAPLQGLGINLKCQAAIDKSYQIWYVYLMNGLKRLPARFFESANGRMPVRDWLLSLSESDRKAIGDDIRTAEFGWPIGMPLCRSITGKQGLWEIRSNLGDGRIGRVFFCVHDGHMALLHGFIKNLEERPQKNWQSLKNE
- a CDS encoding YchJ family protein, encoding MSHCPCGSSLELAACCGRYHAGVPVPTAEALMRSRYAAYATGNLDYIEATCAGPAALAFDRAEAEVAQLGTAWLGLEIVKTGKGRERDSDGTVSFVARYRHKGAEATHTETSEFRRLEGRWLYWGCAANSVAQRAASVGRNDPCPCGSGRKYKKCCGAGA
- a CDS encoding carboxymuconolactone decarboxylase family protein; the protein is MLPRPDLESDARVKAVFDDIRATRNTDFINNMWRWLAFDPALLERTWTEVKAVIGKPSSIDPLTKEMIYIAVSVANNCTYCVHSHTAAARAKGLTGEQYGELLAIIGLAGKTNQLATAMQIPVDPAFDASQQG
- a CDS encoding helix-turn-helix domain-containing protein: MSHEIEPGKLGQSYDDYLEEQGTLDSATEQAIKRVIAHQLAVVMQTQQISKAELARRLETSRSQIDRLLDPANDGVTLGALSRAAQAVGRTLRLELS
- a CDS encoding magnesium transporter CorA family protein; the protein is MIRLYDGAGVSLDAPQTPVQPLAERACWIDLLHPTPEEETQVEALIGVEVPSRDELHDIEPSSRLYIENGAVYLTASVVWKADSDFAEIADIGFVLAGGRLVTIRYAEPKAFTMFAANAHRELAHRELAGAGGHDVMTRLIEAMIDRSAEVLEHRSRRIDALSTEVFSRGAVANPEAVTRDLEATLTVIASHQRTIAKVRESLMSLARIASFLQTLPEIMGDKTLKQRCRSMAGDVQSLSEHADFISENIIFLLDASLGLISVQQNQVMKVLSVAAMVFLPPTFIGTVYGMNFQNMPELSQPWAYPIALAVMATSALGPYLWFKRKGWF
- a CDS encoding CopG family antitoxin codes for the protein MSRSNRPWPTLTSDEAAETFVAESDLSAFDWSAAEPVHHEFEDKSARVNIRMLEAIKAEARKRGIKYQRFMRELLDRGMQTLR